The Kordia sp. SMS9 genome window below encodes:
- a CDS encoding S-layer family protein: protein MKAKITSLLLLLFTVCAVEAQTFTVDGLNYQVTAPNEVQLTGGNPVTTDLVIPATVTNGVDTFTVTSVGNQAFRQSGLTSVDFPTTITAIGEQAFQQNQLTNLVLPQNLMSLGLQSFQGNGLVDVTFPAGLPAIGEASFSGNQIATLNIPASVITIEAVAFRNNPLTSLTLTEGLVTIGNEAFRINQLTNLTLPSTVTSVGARAFETNNLSTINSQATTPPTITTGTNDSFGNRSAIDLTIPPGSETAYATATWTGFNSVNGVLDFQVGTTFTENNLNYIVTSQTTNEVEITGGTPATNFVIQANVTNGGTTFSVTSVGVDAFENKQLTAVTIPATITTIKEDAFRSNQLISLNLPEGLISIGNRAFLSNQIASLNLPESLTSIGDSAFLNNSITNLTLPSNITTIGERAFENNSLTTINSQATTPPSITTGTNDTFGNRIAIDITIPSGSETAYEIATWTGFRSVNGVVNFQVGTTFTDNNINYTVTSLTPNEVQIIGGTPATTDLVIPEDVTNNSTTFSVTSVGVDAFLNNQLTSVTIPVSVASIGANAFNGNALTAVISNNPTAPVLGTNAFANTPSNIVLTIPSGSEASYDAAGWNTNFFSVNGIPVVGAEFDDNGFTYRVSGATPNTLNLRSGNNATGDITIPETVTFDGITFNVTEISGEAFRDDQITSVTIPVSVATIGNNAFRSTVLTAVISNNPTAPILGNNVFGGTPSTKTLTIPAGSEASYDAAGWNANFFSVNGIPVIGTEFNDNGFTYRVITASPNELSLRNGNNATGDISIPETVAFEGITFNVTAINGSAFRDNQLTSVTIPTSVATIGSNAFNGTALTVVISNNPVAPALGNSAFANTPSNIALTIPSGSEASYDAAGWNTNFLSVNGIPVVDARFNDNGFTYIVTGATPNTLNLRSGNNATGDVTIPETITLNGITFSVTTINGDAFRDNQITSVIIPASVVSIGGNAFRDTILTTVISNNPVAPALGNSVFANTPFNIALTIPAGSEASYDAAGWPANFFSVNGIPVLNSTFIFDGLTYIITGANPNTVAVSNDNDIAGDITIPETVTLDGITLNVTAINANVFRDNSALTSISIPSGVVTIGDRAFFNSALISITSNNPTAPTLGTNVFENTPSNIALTIPGGSEASYDAAGWTANFFTVNGIPVVNSIFVFDGLTYRVTGANPNTVIVLNDNDIAGNNIAGDVIIPETVTIDGITLNVTAINANAFRDNSTLTSISIPSGVVTIGDRAFFNATLTSVTSNNPTAPTLGTDVFESTVFEKELIIPNGSEASYTTAGWLSNFFTVNGNPVIGTVFQVAEFRYRVTSANPNTLELITNVIATGDITIPETITFINITFTVNTIADNVFRDNTTITSVTVNNPVAPTLGTDTFTGIPANIQLTVPTGSEDSYIAAGWDVDFATINGVPNIGYRFDVNGLTYIVTGNNPHTVSFNNGNNASGSVIIPETVSFFGNTLTVTNIGFNAFRDDPLTTVSIPETITVIDEGAFQGSGLTDVVIPNSVVDIGTRAFAALPNLTTVTLGRNVTLLSFRSFDSPAITTVTYLSSNPDGISSGARKFGNRDASIDLIIPLGTTQIYLDRGWTDFNSITEIQVDITLAAKVFLQGAALNPNTGEENLMRDDLRAAGFIPITSPFGDGVTTTASVFNTTGANAIVDWVFVELRDATNSSLIIEGTSALLQRDGDIVDESGVSILKFVLPGDNYFVVVKHRNHLGVMTATPVALLGSRVDVDFTNATNPITFGSNAQTDAGMPNNRLGMWAGNVNGDNFVQYLGGTPDTTAILSAALNDPGNFLNFSTFIINGYNNNDVDMSGTTQYEGGVADSPLILQNVLAHPGNFLNFSTFQIIEQIPE, encoded by the coding sequence ATGAAAGCAAAAATAACAAGCCTACTGCTATTACTTTTTACAGTATGTGCTGTAGAAGCGCAAACATTTACTGTTGATGGTTTAAATTACCAAGTCACTGCTCCTAATGAAGTACAACTTACAGGAGGAAATCCTGTGACTACAGATTTAGTGATTCCAGCAACCGTAACGAATGGTGTAGATACGTTTACGGTAACTAGTGTAGGGAATCAAGCTTTTAGACAATCAGGATTAACCTCAGTTGATTTTCCAACAACTATCACTGCGATAGGGGAACAAGCTTTTCAGCAAAATCAGCTAACGAATCTTGTTTTACCACAAAACCTTATGAGTCTGGGACTTCAATCATTCCAAGGAAATGGATTAGTGGATGTTACGTTTCCAGCTGGTTTGCCTGCTATTGGTGAAGCTTCTTTTTCAGGGAATCAAATAGCTACGTTAAACATACCTGCTAGTGTAATTACGATAGAAGCCGTTGCTTTTCGGAACAATCCTTTAACAAGTCTAACGCTAACTGAAGGATTAGTAACCATAGGTAATGAAGCCTTTAGAATAAATCAGCTTACAAACCTTACGCTGCCTTCAACAGTCACGAGTGTGGGTGCTAGAGCTTTTGAAACGAATAATTTATCTACGATAAATTCACAAGCTACGACACCGCCTACCATAACTACAGGTACTAATGATAGCTTTGGAAATAGAAGTGCTATCGATTTAACCATTCCGCCAGGAAGTGAAACAGCGTATGCAACAGCTACTTGGACAGGATTTAATTCTGTAAACGGAGTTTTAGATTTTCAAGTGGGTACTACGTTTACAGAAAACAACCTGAATTATATAGTTACCTCACAAACAACTAATGAAGTAGAAATTACAGGAGGAACACCTGCTACAAATTTTGTAATTCAAGCAAATGTAACGAATGGAGGTACAACATTTTCAGTAACAAGTGTGGGAGTTGATGCCTTTGAAAATAAACAATTAACAGCTGTTACGATACCAGCGACCATTACTACTATTAAAGAAGATGCCTTTCGAAGCAACCAACTCATAAGTCTAAATTTACCTGAAGGACTTATAAGCATTGGAAATCGTGCTTTTCTCAGCAATCAAATAGCAAGCCTCAATCTGCCAGAGAGTCTTACAAGCATTGGAGATAGTGCTTTTCTAAATAATTCAATAACAAACCTTACATTACCATCAAACATTACAACTATAGGTGAACGTGCTTTTGAAAATAACTCTTTAACAACAATAAATTCGCAGGCTACGACACCGCCTAGTATAACCACAGGAACTAATGATACTTTTGGGAATAGAATTGCTATCGATATAACCATTCCTTCAGGAAGTGAAACAGCTTATGAAATAGCTACTTGGACAGGATTTCGTTCTGTAAACGGCGTTGTAAATTTTCAAGTAGGTACTACGTTTACAGATAACAATATAAATTATACGGTGACTTCGTTAACACCTAATGAAGTACAAATCATAGGAGGAACACCTGCAACTACAGATTTAGTAATTCCAGAAGATGTAACAAATAATAGCACAACATTTTCAGTAACTAGTGTAGGAGTTGATGCTTTTCTTAACAATCAACTCACAAGTGTTACTATACCAGTAAGTGTAGCATCAATTGGTGCTAATGCCTTCAACGGTAACGCATTGACGGCTGTAATTTCAAACAATCCCACAGCACCTGTACTTGGAACTAATGCGTTTGCAAATACACCTTCAAATATAGTACTGACTATTCCATCAGGAAGTGAAGCTTCGTACGATGCTGCAGGTTGGAATACTAATTTCTTTTCAGTGAATGGAATTCCTGTAGTGGGAGCAGAATTTGATGATAATGGATTCACGTATAGAGTCTCAGGTGCAACTCCAAATACACTCAATTTGAGAAGTGGAAACAATGCCACAGGCGATATTACAATCCCAGAAACCGTAACCTTTGATGGAATCACTTTTAATGTTACTGAAATTAGTGGAGAAGCGTTTCGTGATGATCAAATCACAAGTGTCACCATACCAGTAAGTGTAGCAACAATAGGAAATAATGCTTTCAGAAGTACGGTATTGACTGCTGTAATTTCTAACAATCCAACCGCACCTATACTTGGAAACAATGTGTTTGGTGGCACGCCTTCGACGAAAACGTTGACCATTCCAGCAGGAAGTGAAGCTTCGTATGATGCGGCGGGTTGGAATGCTAATTTCTTTTCTGTGAATGGTATTCCTGTTATCGGAACAGAATTTAATGACAATGGATTCACATATAGAGTAATTACTGCAAGTCCAAATGAACTTTCACTGAGAAATGGAAACAATGCTACAGGCGATATTAGTATACCAGAAACTGTAGCTTTTGAAGGAATCACTTTTAATGTTACAGCAATTAATGGAAGTGCGTTTCGCGATAACCAACTCACAAGTGTTACCATACCAACAAGTGTAGCAACAATAGGAAGCAATGCTTTCAATGGTACCGCATTGACTGTTGTAATTTCTAACAATCCTGTAGCACCTGCACTTGGAAATAGTGCGTTTGCAAATACACCTTCTAATATAGCGTTGACCATTCCAAGTGGAAGTGAAGCTTCGTACGATGCGGCAGGTTGGAATACTAATTTCTTATCAGTGAATGGTATTCCTGTAGTGGATGCAAGATTTAATGACAATGGTTTTACCTATATAGTCACAGGAGCAACTCCAAATACACTCAATTTGAGAAGTGGAAACAATGCGACAGGCGATGTTACAATCCCAGAAACCATTACCCTTAATGGTATCACTTTTAGTGTTACTACCATTAATGGAGATGCGTTTCGTGATAATCAGATAACAAGTGTTATCATACCAGCAAGTGTCGTATCAATTGGTGGTAATGCTTTCAGAGACACAATATTGACTACTGTAATTTCAAACAATCCTGTAGCACCTGCACTTGGAAATAGTGTGTTTGCAAATACACCTTTCAATATAGCGCTGACCATTCCAGCAGGAAGTGAAGCTTCGTATGATGCAGCAGGTTGGCCTGCTAATTTCTTTTCTGTGAATGGAATACCAGTATTGAATTCAACGTTTATTTTTGATGGACTTACCTATATAATCACAGGAGCAAATCCTAATACAGTAGCCGTATCAAATGATAATGATATTGCGGGTGATATTACAATCCCAGAAACTGTTACCCTTGATGGAATTACGTTAAATGTTACAGCAATTAATGCAAATGTCTTTAGAGATAATAGCGCATTAACAAGTATCAGTATTCCTTCGGGTGTCGTAACTATTGGCGATAGAGCTTTTTTTAATTCGGCATTGATCTCTATAACATCTAACAATCCAACCGCACCAACATTGGGAACAAATGTGTTTGAAAATACGCCTTCCAATATAGCACTGACCATTCCTGGTGGAAGTGAAGCTTCATACGATGCCGCGGGTTGGACTGCTAATTTCTTTACTGTAAATGGAATACCTGTAGTAAATTCAATATTTGTTTTTGATGGACTTACCTATAGAGTCACAGGAGCAAATCCTAATACAGTAATCGTACTAAATGATAACGACATCGCAGGTAATAATATCGCGGGTGATGTTATAATCCCAGAAACCGTTACTATTGATGGAATTACGTTAAATGTTACAGCTATTAATGCAAATGCCTTTAGAGATAATAGTACATTAACAAGTATTAGTATTCCTTCGGGTGTCGTAACTATTGGAGATAGAGCTTTTTTTAATGCAACATTGACCTCTGTAACATCTAACAATCCAACCGCACCAACTTTGGGAACAGATGTGTTTGAATCAACAGTTTTTGAAAAAGAATTGATTATTCCTAATGGAAGTGAAGCTTCTTATACTACTGCTGGTTGGCTTTCTAATTTCTTTACTGTGAATGGAAACCCTGTAATCGGAACTGTATTTCAAGTGGCTGAATTTAGGTATCGTGTAACTTCAGCAAACCCGAATACATTAGAATTGATTACGAATGTAATTGCCACTGGAGACATTACGATTCCAGAAACTATTACATTCATTAATATTACATTTACTGTAAATACGATTGCTGATAATGTTTTTAGAGACAACACTACAATAACTTCAGTAACAGTGAACAATCCTGTTGCTCCAACATTAGGAACCGATACTTTTACAGGAATTCCTGCAAATATTCAACTTACAGTACCTACAGGAAGTGAAGATTCATATATTGCTGCTGGTTGGGACGTTGACTTTGCAACTATTAATGGTGTTCCAAATATTGGATACCGATTTGATGTCAATGGGCTCACATATATAGTTACAGGTAACAACCCACATACCGTAAGTTTTAACAATGGAAATAATGCATCAGGAAGTGTTATAATTCCTGAAACGGTAAGCTTCTTCGGCAATACATTAACTGTAACAAACATAGGCTTCAATGCTTTTAGAGATGATCCACTTACCACAGTGAGCATACCAGAAACCATAACGGTTATTGATGAAGGAGCATTTCAGGGATCAGGACTTACAGATGTAGTCATCCCTAATAGTGTAGTGGATATAGGTACAAGAGCCTTTGCCGCGCTTCCAAATTTAACAACAGTTACCTTAGGAAGAAATGTAACCTTATTAAGCTTTAGGAGTTTTGATAGCCCAGCCATTACAACTGTTACATATTTAAGTTCAAACCCAGATGGAATTTCGTCTGGAGCAAGAAAATTTGGAAACAGAGATGCGTCTATAGATCTCATCATTCCTTTAGGAACTACACAAATTTATTTAGATAGAGGTTGGACAGACTTTAATTCCATCACAGAAATTCAAGTGGATATTACCTTAGCAGCAAAAGTATTTTTACAAGGAGCAGCACTCAATCCCAATACAGGAGAAGAAAACCTAATGCGAGACGATTTGCGCGCGGCAGGATTCATCCCTATCACTTCTCCTTTTGGTGATGGTGTTACCACTACAGCTTCAGTATTCAATACCACAGGGGCAAATGCTATTGTAGATTGGGTTTTTGTAGAATTACGTGATGCTACCAATAGTTCATTGATTATCGAAGGAACATCCGCACTATTACAACGCGACGGTGATATTGTAGATGAAAGCGGCGTTTCTATTTTAAAATTCGTGCTTCCTGGAGACAATTATTTTGTTGTTGTAAAGCACAGAAATCATTTGGGAGTGATGACAGCAACTCCTGTAGCTTTATTGGGAAGTCGTGTAGATGTTGACTTTACCAATGCAACCAATCCAATCACTTTTGGAAGTAATGCACAAACCGATGCAGGAATGCCTAACAATAGGTTAGGAATGTGGGCAGGAAATGTAAATGGAGACAATTTTGTTCAATACTTAGGAGGAACACCAGATACGACCGCTATTTTATCAGCTGCGTTAAACGATCCAGGAAACTTTCTCAACTTTTCCACCTTCATCATCAACGGTTACAATAACAATGATGTAGATATGAGCGGAACCACACAATACGAAGGTGGCGTTGCAGACTCACCACTCATTTTGCAAAACGTATTGGCGCATCCAGGGAACTTTTTGAACTTTAGCACGTTTCAAATTATTGAACAAATACCAGAATAA
- a CDS encoding leucine-rich repeat domain-containing protein yields the protein MKKELHKLLCILLVCVTNQISFAQPTERGGGTFFIVNGIEYEATNFDPNEVALVFGTPEGAFTVPSSVTFQGVDFSVVEIESGALYGALATSITLPATIRAVGDYAFEDSAITQVTALGTTAPTLGVFAFNDNSLVTLTVPTGEEGSYLENGWLGFATINGTAFNFEVNNITYGINSLSSNTVAVLDSSITGSTAVIPTTVTFNSTTYTVSEIANAAFENNQLTGVTIPTTVTKIGERAFKNNQLTGVTLPTNLTELGASAFQTNQIATISIPPNITVLKQNIFLVNQLTSVTIPAAVTSIEGGAFNNNPITTFDVLATTPPTIRSFSFSNPATIDVTVPVGTEAAYTAAGWNMFRTINGITQFRVGSEFTENNFNYRVTAINPNEVEITGGTNIPQDLVIDASVTTEGLSFSVVKVGVSAFENKNLTSVQLPNTMRFIDDFAFQSNQISSLTIPTSVTRIDFRAFRLNQIGGNLLIPNTVTALGNAAFEANNLSSISISENLSAIGNQVFRSNQLTTVTIPANINSLGDNCFRSNPLTEVIVLNPTPLTFTGNDPFQSIRGNIALTVPASTELNYLVSGWTGFASINGQDPAFFNEFEENNVTYRITTLNPNEVAAVGTISPGALEIPSIVTNATEAFTVKTIATDAFRDSQLTSISLPSSVTSIGQSAFQNNQLTTVILPASITNVARRSFRDNPLKTVILEGFTPPTVNNQSNANNTFSNRSNIDLYVRSGTVQPHLNGGWSNFKSISGVSKALVLDVYLQGASLNPFTGEENLMRDDLRVAGFIPTTSPYGDGATVNATVFDITGEDAIVDWVLVELRSAIDNTNVVESVSALLQRDGDVVGTDGVLPIQFTTALDDYVIAVKHRNHLGIASVATTALRSTANVLEFSNANNPVTFGTNAQTDAGMPNNTIGMWAGNVNGDNFVQYLGGTPDTTAILSAALNDPGNFLNFSTFIINGYNDNDVDMNGITQYEGGSADSPLILQNVLAHPGNFLNFSTFQILEQLPNDN from the coding sequence ATGAAAAAAGAATTACACAAGCTGTTATGCATATTGTTAGTATGTGTAACCAATCAAATAAGTTTTGCGCAACCAACTGAAAGGGGCGGCGGCACATTCTTTATTGTCAATGGCATCGAATATGAAGCTACTAACTTTGATCCAAATGAAGTAGCACTAGTTTTTGGTACTCCAGAAGGTGCTTTTACCGTACCAAGTTCGGTAACATTTCAAGGAGTTGACTTTAGTGTCGTAGAAATAGAAAGTGGCGCATTATACGGAGCTTTAGCAACAAGTATTACACTTCCTGCTACCATAAGAGCTGTTGGTGATTATGCTTTTGAAGATTCAGCAATAACACAAGTAACCGCTTTAGGTACAACAGCACCTACGTTAGGAGTCTTTGCGTTTAACGATAATAGTTTGGTAACACTAACAGTACCCACAGGCGAAGAAGGTTCTTATTTAGAAAATGGTTGGTTAGGATTTGCTACAATTAACGGAACAGCTTTCAACTTTGAAGTTAATAATATTACTTATGGTATTAACTCATTATCATCGAATACAGTAGCTGTACTTGATAGTTCCATTACGGGAAGTACTGCGGTAATTCCAACAACAGTGACATTCAATAGTACTACATATACAGTTTCCGAAATTGCTAATGCTGCTTTTGAAAACAATCAGTTAACAGGTGTAACCATTCCTACTACAGTTACTAAGATAGGAGAAAGAGCTTTTAAAAATAATCAGCTTACTGGTGTTACCTTACCCACAAATCTTACAGAATTGGGTGCATCTGCTTTTCAGACCAATCAAATAGCAACGATTAGCATTCCTCCAAATATTACAGTACTAAAACAAAATATATTTTTAGTTAATCAGTTGACAAGCGTTACCATACCCGCAGCAGTTACAAGTATTGAAGGAGGAGCTTTTAATAATAATCCAATTACAACCTTTGATGTATTGGCAACCACGCCACCAACCATTCGTTCATTTTCTTTTTCGAATCCAGCAACAATTGATGTTACAGTTCCAGTGGGAACAGAAGCTGCCTATACAGCAGCAGGTTGGAATATGTTTCGTACGATTAATGGAATTACGCAATTTAGGGTTGGATCTGAATTTACAGAGAATAACTTCAATTATAGAGTAACTGCAATCAATCCTAATGAAGTGGAAATTACAGGTGGCACCAACATTCCGCAAGACCTAGTCATTGATGCGAGTGTAACAACAGAAGGCTTAAGTTTTTCAGTGGTTAAGGTTGGTGTAAGTGCTTTTGAAAACAAAAATCTAACGAGTGTGCAACTCCCAAATACCATGCGATTTATTGATGATTTTGCGTTTCAAAGCAATCAAATTTCTAGTTTAACCATTCCAACAAGTGTGACACGTATTGATTTTAGAGCCTTTCGCTTAAACCAAATAGGAGGCAACTTACTCATCCCTAATACAGTCACTGCTTTAGGAAATGCTGCCTTTGAAGCAAATAATTTATCAAGTATAAGCATTTCTGAAAATTTATCAGCCATTGGAAATCAAGTTTTTAGAAGCAATCAATTGACAACGGTGACCATTCCCGCTAATATAAATTCGCTAGGCGATAATTGTTTTAGAAGCAATCCGTTAACGGAAGTTATTGTGTTAAATCCAACGCCACTAACGTTTACAGGTAATGATCCTTTTCAGTCAATTCGTGGAAATATAGCGCTTACCGTTCCTGCTAGTACAGAATTAAATTATTTGGTGAGCGGTTGGACAGGTTTTGCATCAATCAACGGACAAGATCCAGCGTTTTTTAATGAATTTGAAGAAAATAATGTTACCTACAGAATCACAACATTAAATCCCAACGAAGTTGCAGCCGTTGGCACTATAAGTCCGGGAGCATTAGAAATTCCAAGTATAGTAACCAATGCAACCGAAGCTTTTACCGTAAAAACCATTGCTACGGATGCTTTTAGAGACAGTCAACTTACATCCATAAGCTTACCGTCAAGTGTTACAAGTATTGGACAAAGTGCCTTTCAAAATAATCAATTGACAACGGTCATTCTTCCAGCGTCCATTACGAATGTGGCAAGAAGATCTTTCCGAGACAATCCGCTTAAAACGGTTATTCTAGAAGGATTTACGCCACCTACGGTGAATAATCAAAGTAATGCTAATAATACCTTTAGCAATCGTTCTAACATTGATTTATATGTGCGATCAGGAACGGTGCAACCACATCTCAATGGAGGTTGGTCTAACTTTAAATCCATCAGTGGCGTTTCCAAAGCATTGGTATTAGATGTGTATTTACAAGGCGCTAGTTTAAATCCATTTACAGGAGAAGAAAACCTAATGCGTGATGATTTGCGCGTAGCAGGATTCATCCCTACCACTTCTCCTTATGGAGATGGCGCTACGGTAAATGCTACCGTATTTGATATCACAGGTGAAGATGCTATTGTCGATTGGGTATTGGTAGAATTGCGTAGTGCGATTGACAATACAAATGTGGTTGAAAGTGTATCGGCATTACTACAACGCGATGGTGATGTAGTAGGAACAGATGGAGTGTTGCCCATACAATTTACAACAGCGTTAGACGATTATGTTATCGCGGTAAAACATAGAAATCACTTGGGAATTGCATCTGTAGCAACTACTGCATTACGATCTACAGCAAATGTATTAGAATTTAGTAATGCCAACAATCCAGTAACTTTTGGAACAAATGCCCAAACCGATGCAGGAATGCCTAACAATACCATAGGAATGTGGGCAGGAAATGTAAATGGAGATAATTTTGTTCAATACTTAGGAGGAACACCAGATACTACGGCTATCTTATCGGCAGCGTTAAACGATCCTGGAAACTTTCTCAACTTTTCCACCTTTATCATCAATGGATATAATGACAATGACGTAGATATGAACGGTATCACACAATACGAAGGAGGTTCGGCAGATTCGCCACTCATCTTACAGAACGTATTGGCGCATCCAGGGAACTTCTTAAACTTTAGTACGTTTCAAATCTTAGAGCAATTACCAAACGACAACTAA
- a CDS encoding tetratricopeptide repeat protein, with translation MKVLKIIVLLFLYSLSVRAQTQEDIEDVLKLQIETTTIDSVKIPLLLQLAEHVYKFDVDEARAITLKAKKIIDDTDVNSLYYQKQKAKMYQILADCDQLQDNILTSLAHVQKAIDIATAIHDSISLRKSYRIRGSLSIKNKDTIKGKEYYKKSVEIGKSIHDSVGIADSYIYLGVLSYHENKGKDSVAYYMNLSKKYDHSLENMIHTDVNLASFYIFDQDYEKARKMYESLIEPHKKLKNYLGLSNCYLNLGNVYAFLNQKEKSLQALDSAIAYAKILGNKDFLESQYLSRRNINLYFKDYKAAIQDFEMYKIYYDSINDLQEAKRFTELELNHQFDKEKEIAAIELKNEQSKKTLYIILFLVAVVAAIIGLILLRKNNKQRLQLAKNQIEMKEVEKLKADLALANREKELKKVVIENSITEEVLNKTLDDIKEIITFENEKERKRALKSLSASLLSEKKSKSTISNTQNYLDEVSMDFKVQLDTHFSTLKPREKELLCMMKLGLSTSEISKLFNTTIASIKSSRYRIRKKLGLNSDDDIIQYIESKKNYSV, from the coding sequence ATGAAAGTACTCAAAATAATAGTATTGTTGTTTTTGTATTCTTTATCTGTACGGGCACAAACACAGGAGGATATTGAAGATGTACTCAAACTTCAAATAGAAACAACGACCATCGATTCTGTAAAAATTCCGTTGTTATTACAGCTGGCAGAACATGTTTATAAATTTGATGTAGACGAGGCGCGTGCCATTACACTAAAAGCAAAAAAAATCATTGACGATACTGATGTGAATAGTTTGTACTACCAAAAACAAAAAGCAAAAATGTATCAAATCCTTGCAGATTGTGACCAATTACAGGATAATATTTTGACTTCACTTGCGCATGTGCAGAAAGCTATTGACATTGCCACTGCTATTCACGATTCGATTAGTTTGCGAAAATCGTATCGTATCAGAGGTAGTTTGTCCATAAAAAATAAAGACACCATCAAGGGAAAAGAATATTACAAAAAGTCTGTTGAAATTGGAAAAAGCATCCATGATTCTGTCGGAATTGCAGATAGTTACATTTATTTGGGCGTGTTGTCTTATCATGAAAACAAAGGCAAGGATTCTGTGGCATATTATATGAATTTGTCAAAGAAATATGATCATTCTCTTGAGAATATGATACATACCGATGTGAATTTAGCATCATTTTACATATTTGATCAAGATTATGAAAAAGCGCGAAAAATGTATGAAAGCTTGATTGAACCACACAAAAAACTCAAAAATTATCTCGGACTAAGCAATTGTTATTTGAATTTGGGGAATGTCTATGCTTTTTTAAATCAGAAAGAAAAATCGTTGCAAGCGTTGGACAGCGCAATTGCATATGCAAAAATTTTAGGTAATAAAGATTTTTTAGAATCTCAGTACTTGTCACGACGTAACATCAATCTATATTTTAAAGATTACAAAGCGGCAATACAAGATTTTGAAATGTATAAAATATATTATGATTCTATTAATGATTTGCAAGAAGCAAAGCGTTTTACCGAATTAGAATTGAATCACCAATTTGATAAAGAAAAAGAAATTGCAGCCATTGAGTTGAAAAATGAGCAATCGAAAAAAACACTGTACATTATTTTATTTTTAGTTGCTGTTGTGGCCGCAATTATTGGGTTGATATTGCTTCGAAAAAACAACAAACAACGATTGCAATTAGCAAAAAACCAAATTGAGATGAAAGAGGTTGAAAAGTTAAAGGCTGATTTAGCCTTAGCGAATCGTGAAAAAGAACTCAAAAAAGTAGTCATAGAAAACTCCATTACCGAAGAAGTACTCAACAAAACGTTGGATGATATCAAAGAAATCATCACGTTTGAAAATGAAAAAGAGCGAAAAAGGGCGCTAAAATCCTTGTCAGCATCCTTGCTTTCTGAAAAAAAATCTAAAAGTACGATCTCTAATACGCAAAACTATTTGGATGAGGTAAGTATGGATTTTAAAGTGCAATTAGACACACATTTTTCAACGCTAAAACCACGCGAAAAAGAATTATTGTGCATGATGAAATTGGGATTGAGCACTTCAGAAATCAGTAAACTATTCAACACCACAATTGCTTCCATTAAATCATCAAGATATCGAATTCGTAAAAAATTAGGATTAAATTCTGACGATGATATCATTCAGTATATTGAAAGTAAAAAAAATTACTCTGTATAA